From a region of the Zingiber officinale cultivar Zhangliang chromosome 4B, Zo_v1.1, whole genome shotgun sequence genome:
- the LOC121974862 gene encoding protein EARLY-RESPONSIVE TO DEHYDRATION 7, chloroplastic-like, translated as MGGCISHPTTASLPRLPARTESTLLRIPNASVHLVTQDPDAAPMELARGDLAILSIEEEGKALGTVVSVGSHLRWPLTKDEPVIKLDPLHYLFTLHCHELLNYGVTFPAPPHQSLAPLDKFLEENACFSRGSPRSAAVDWREYTPRIGDYNGALATAIAGGTGQLVKGIFMCSNAYARQVEKGASLLQSQASPNNSSASARRATKEGGKEGEINKTLRRVRKVSEMTEKMSGSLLDGVLRFTGLMAAPLARTRTAKSLMGTFPGEVLMASLDAVNSVLDAIEAAERNTMAATSVAVSGVVSNQFGESAGQATEDVFATADHAVGTAWNLFKIRKAIEPSASVKSSLLNEAIRNKKEKGR; from the exons ATGGGCGGGTGCATCTCTCATCCGACGACGGCCTCCCTCCCGAGGCTCCCCGCCCGCACTGAGTCCACTCTCCTCCGAATTCCAAACGCCTCCGTCCACCTCGTCACTCAAGACCCCGATGCGGCGCCGATGGAGCTCGCCAGGGGCGACCTCGCGATCCTGAGCATCGAGGAGGAAGGCAAGGCGCTGGGCACGGTGGTCAGTGTCGGATCCCACCTCCGATGGCCCCTCACCAAGGACGAGCCGGTCATCAAGCTCGACCCGCTCCACTACCTCTTCACTCTGCACTGCCACGAGTTATTGAACTATGGGGTCACCTTTCCGGCGCCGCCCCACCAGAGCTTGGCTCCCCTCGACAAGTTCCTCGAGGAGAACGCCTGCTTCTCGAGAGGCTCTCCGAGGTCGGCGGCTGTCGATTGGAGGGAGTACACTCCGAGGATAGGGGATTACAACGGGGCGCTGGCGACGGCCATCGCCGGAGGAACAGGTCAGCTCGTGAAAGGGATCTTCATGTGCAGTAATGCCTACGCCAGACAG GTTGAAAAGGGTGCTTCTCTGCTTCAGTCTCAAGCTTCACCAAACAACTCTAGCGCATCAGCGAGGAGAGCTACGAAGGAgggaggaaaagagggagagataaATAAAACTCTCCGACG GGTGAGGAAGGTGTCAGAGATGACAGAGAAGATGAGCGGGAGCTTGCTCGACGGCGTTCTTCGGTTCACCGGCTTGATGGCAGCGCCGCTGGCTCGAACAAGAACCGCCAAGTCTTTAATGGGAACGTTTCCAGGAGAGGTCCTCATGGCCTCGCTCGATGCAGTCA ACAGCGTTCTTGATGCAATAGAGGCAGCTGAAAGAAACACCATGGCTGCCACCTCTGTTGCTGTTTCGGGAGTCGTTTCAAACCA GTTTGGAGAGAGTGCAGGGCAAGCAACAGAGGATGTGTTTGCAACAGCAGACCATGCAGTAGGAACAGCTTGGAACCTGTTCAAGATCCGGAAAGCCATCGAGCCCTCTGCTTCTGTTAAATCTTCGTTGCTCAATGAAGCAATCAGGAACAAAAAAGAGAAGGGCAGGTGA